Genomic segment of Apium graveolens cultivar Ventura chromosome 7, ASM990537v1, whole genome shotgun sequence:
TTTAACTCTTTTGTAGGAAATCAAAcacttttaaaattaattttagtaattcaaattatagtataacaatataattaaaaaataaaaaatttatatttttaaaaaataatatcaatctatctatctatattataatattataagcaaaacatatataattaattaaaaaaatgtcATATACAAAAGGTATACATCCATTAGTCCTATCAAAGTCCCACACTCAGCACAATTGCACGTCATTGTCACAGTACTCGCTACTAAAAACCTACTCCATTGGTCATATATATCAAAAACATATTTTGATCGcaaaattaatatataaatttgaaaaaaaataaaattaaataatttatattaaaattaatatcataaatttcaaaaacttatttattttatttcataagttaccttttataataaaaagtaaatataataataataataatatgataataaatattaaaattaaaccATGCATCACACATGTTATATGCTATTTTAAGCGTAATAGGCTATTTTAAGCCTAACATGGTATGATTGGTTGTTTGGTTAAGACCTTTCTAAAAAATAGTAAACACGCCCGCAAGGGTTGACGCGGTTAGTTAAAGAGATAATAATTATTCTCTTGATCACAAGTTCGAATATCACAGGCGGAGAatagaatttatgattatgcatCCTGAATCAGAACATGTCGCTTAAGTGTGTTTTATCGCGAGTCTGTGGGGTTTATCCAGTGCGCACTTGAAGGTTAGCGGTTGCGGGTTCCCTACGATTTCTTATGTTTAAGAAACACAGATAACTAAAAAATGGATGTTTTCGAAGTAAAaagaaaatttatatttaaaatttgtaCACTAAAtctttatttataaaataaagaatttatgCTGTAAGTATTAAAATATGAGTAGCCATGTCACATTTTTAATATCTTTCGATTTTAATAATATAGTATTGATATATGGTggtattaataaattttaaaataaatatacgaGAATTGTTATATTAAATATGAACAATATTCTAAatcttaatattttaaatattcaaaTTTGACTCCGTCAAAagtataatataaaaaatatgtgtatcattaatttcaaaaatacataatttttatattttatttaattatctttataaaaaaattacaaaaattattatataaataatattattatgtTATAATCAGCCTGTGCATCCCGTGTGATAGACTAGTATTActtatctatctatactatactattatatggagaacaccctctatttggtagttgctgctcggtacagttgtttggtaGTTGCTCGGTACAGTTATCTTGTCTGGTCCGACAAATAACAACTGTCAGATCTAAAGTCAGAAAAATGGGAACATTggatacaataataaaatattattatattaatatttaaactgctctcatggaagtcagggttcgaaccccgtcaacaatttattatatttaaatttatatattctttatttaaacaatatattatattatattatttattttcagtcaagtctcaaattattataaaacatatattgttataatttattatattcttcgatttatttttcaattattgaaaattatattataaaatatattattaaaaactatCGAATGTTAAAAACAattcgtgcatcgcacgggttagAGGATAGTAAATATATAATAAATGAATGTGAGCGAAGTgaaatataaattttttaaataacgTTTAATATTTGACCAACTCATGTAAAATGGAGCGGAGCGCGTAACACATTATCGCGTGTGTCTACAAATACGTTGTTTGTATAGGCTATACAGCAACCAAAGCAACATGACTTCACTCAACTAAAGAAGGGAGCAAAAAATAGTTGGAAAAGTACTTGGAAAGGAAAAGTGACTTTAATAATACAATCAAGTAAGACAGAAAAGCATAAACCCAATATTTGGTATAAAGATGTTGAGGTATCtatatttttcatataaaaaaatCAGAGTAACTCCATGTTTACAACTATACACTTTAGTTATAATGAATGGTTCAGTGTGGTCTAGGACTCTACTCTTTATATATGTGGTTGtctttttgaaagattcaattaAAGATTCCCTTACTATTGCTGCTTGGCAACTATGAAAAGATTCTTGGTGGTGGGGTATATTAGCGATTTTATCAATTCTTAGATGTATGCCACTTATGCTGAAGTTAAGGCAATTTACATGTTAGATTCTATATAAAGGGTTTTGTATGCCCCAATCACACGATAAAAGTTCAGTGCTAGATGTAAGATAGCTATAGTCATTATTATATCAAAAAGTGTTTTTTATACTAAAATAAAAGTTATACTTCAATACTAGTTTCATGACTAGtttcaaatttttataaattttttaaatcttacttaatttaatatatttttgataACTTAAGATATACAAGACAACAATTATTTAATATTTCCCCTCCATTTGTAGAAATAAATGATGTGGCAGGGATGCATATGTGCATCATTGTATGCATATTTGTATCTAAGTATGACAGTCCTTTGGAGTTGAGTTTTTTTGTATTTGGTACTATAATATAACAATAACACTAAATATAGCATTGGATTGGATTTGCTCTTAACGATGATTATtgtattaattaaatttattttataaatcaatTTTTTTGTGATTGCATGAATCCATCACATTTTGGTTATTTATTAGAAACTTTAATTAAAATTTATCATCTCATTCCTTACGGTATGGGCACACCACATAAAAAACcgtaatatatataataatggtACGCATCGAGGGTGCAGGCGGAGAAACTTTCGTATATATATCACAATGGGAATCATGGAGGTGCCGAGAGGTGGTCCATTTTAGTGCAACAAAAGTATTTTAGTCGTGACAATGGCCTGTAATTGCGAAGTGTGCTCTCAGTGCAATGAGTGTATCTGTGTATGGTTAAATCGTAGCTGTCATTTAGCAATATCAAATCTAAACCCTCAAGAAAAAAAAGAAGCAATTAAAACCAAATTGACAAGAAATGAACTTTAATCTCTTCCTCATAAAATGCCTTCTGTTTTGTTTTATCACCGATTAAGACTTCTCTTTTCTGTTTATGGAAACAGATTAATACAGAAGATGAAGCATGTTTATGTATATCTTTTCTCCTACAAGAAGCAAAGCAAATGGACTGCATCCAATATATTTGACTCTCGTGCGAGGTTATTTTGAACATCTCGTGCGAAGATTTATTTTGACTCGTCCAATTCCGTTCCTCATATCTTTagtaaaattatttttgttttttatAAGGTTCAAATCCTTCAAGTTTAAATTTTCTATGTTCGATAAAGAAAGCGAGAAAGATACTCTTATTTAGCGTCAGGATAGAAAAATATCCATATTTGCGGTCAAGTATCAAGTTGAGCTTAGTACTCCGGTGTCAAAATTGAATGGTGAATATATACTACGAAAAAATTATGGATGGAATCGGGACGATTTCATATGGACCTCAGGTATAGGAGTGAAACATAATCAAAGTTTAAAGAAGGGTCCCACCTGAATAATAAATCACCGGCCAGCTCACCTGGATCGTGTATTATATAAAGGCACACAGTTTGCAATTTGGCATCACTCACCAATAACTAACTGTATGTTTACTTTAActgtttttcaaaaaaaaaaattaaaaaaattggaaaaaCTAAAAACACGTTCatatacaaaattttcaaaacaaAAAAACTGGAAATATGGAAAACACGGTTTTCAGTGTTTTCCAAATTATTACTACAGATATGAAAAGTGtgtaaaataatattttgatgTTTTTAAACCTATAAAAGTGAAAAACACGTTAAACACGTGAAATGTTTAAATTGTTGTACTGATTGCTCTTCTATATATTTACTCAAATTATATCGtcatttatttaatatttttaagaaaacaGAAAACtgataatatattattttaacatTTGAGACATATTCTCTCAGTTTTCAACTATTTTCTTagtaataaaaattttaaaaaattttagaaaaataaaaaaaatttctACAAGTAAACAACCCCTAAATTTCTTTCCTCCTATTTTTCCTCTCCTATTCCATAACATGGTATAAGGTTAGTTCAACTTCACTTCGATCTGAATTTACACTTTTACGGTATAATTTGGGATATATTTCCCATATGTTTATTACCTTTTACCGTATTCCATAACATTGTTAATGTTATACTATTACCTTTTCAAATACAATTGAGAAAATGTCTTTTTCATTTAAattaagagcatctccaaccTCTTCACATGTGTTAGGTATAATATCTGCTTGTCACCCTATTATACATAACATGTATAATTTTAGATAACTAAAAACAAGCACACCACATTATTCACATTATTGATTGTTCACCCATCATCTATAATACTCCACCTCATTTCATTCATATATTAATTCTAATCTAGCCTAAATTTTATtctaaattttattatttataattttttataacaGTTTTAGATGTTATCCTTAGAGATGCTCTAATGCTGGGTAACACAAATATTAtatcaaaatatttataaattaacataatataacATGTGTCACATTTAATCAGTGTCACATTTAATCAGTGTACGTATATGAATGCACACGACATCCTATAGAAAAATTactatttataaaatatttgaaaaaaaattataataatatttggGACATTTAAcatttttatttcatttatgaTCGATTTTTTAATGAAATTACTTCTATTTTGTAAGCACGGTGTAGAATTCGTGTAGTAGTACAAATTTTATATGATGAAGAACATAAATAGAGTGGAGTCATTTTGTAAAACAAGAACAACCTGTAAAATTTGGAAACTGAAACTAAatattaattaaggattaattgatttttcaaaaattaatcaaAATTGATTATTGCATATCTCCCATATGTGAATATATGAATTGAATATATAATGTGTGAGCATAAGATATTGAGGGATAGAAGAAGTATATCATGCGTGGGCCTGTTTaacaaagaaaaaaaatatcTCTGCTACTCTTACGAAAAATTCAGTGCACCTAGTAACTTGTTACCAATATTAAATTTTTTGGCAGTTTCCTTTATTTGTGAAGATTTTACAAGCTATACTGCACCAAAAATAGATACTGCGTAACCACAAAATGGAATCACAGTTTTATCTCAGGAGACAAATTTGATTTcatatgtttattattattgaaATTTCAGTTCCATATAATACaatgtaaaaaaataaaaataaaaatgtattaacaaacaaaataattCCTAGTATCTATGCTGACAAATTACAAAGCTAAATAACCTTCGTGTATGAGATGCATTATACTACAGAATATTGTTTCTGAAAACAAATAATGGAGTTATAATTACATATCTGGTTAAGATTCTAAAAATCTTACTGAAAGTGGGTAATAACTAATAAGGTTCCAAAGCTATTCAATCCATCCAAGCAAGGACAAGGTCGGTCATATCATAATTCATACTCCAACAAGTTGAACAATTGAATCTTTTCTTGTTAAAGAAATTCTACACCAAAGAATTCAACACATTTGATTCCATCGAAATCAATAGAAAATCAGTCAATTTGTTCTAAAGAATAACAAAGAGTACAATAAGTTTGTGACCCAAATTTGCATAAACAAAGCAACCTTTTCAGTCAGAAAAAGAAACTCAAGAATATGCTTCCTTTCACTATTGTGTATTTTGTGTGTGCATAGATGCATATCAgatatattttgatttttttgacAGTTAAACGCATTCAAACTCTCTGCAAGGAGACGGTGAGTTTTGAAGCTTAAATTGCAATGACATAAACTGAAATGTTATGAATTGAAAGACTATATTACATTTTGAAAACAATACAATAACATTACAATCTAATACTTCTTTTTCAATGATCAAAACAATTCATTAAGTGAAAACCAATTAGGCCAAATCACAAAATCAACAATTTTGATCAACATTTTTTTTTGCTAACAAACATATAAAGCATAGACTAACAATTAAAGGACGGAACCTAATTATTCCCCGTCTCCtaaatttatttaattcttaAGACCTAAATAATAAATAccataattaaaacaaattaattACCATAATTCCATTACAATACCATATTCATTTCTCCAAGGGCACCAACTTCTACGAGCTTAGCAACAAGATGACCACTTAAATGAAGCGCAACAAGGCTCTCGAGTCCACCAACACGAGACCCTCCGATAAACACAACCGGCGCAGCGTCTCCGCCGCGATCACCCTCGTGGACCGCGGCGGAGAGTACGCCGATCTCATCCTCGTCTAACTCAATTACCGTGGGGTGCACGCCAATAGTAGAAAGCAAACGTTTCATAACGTGACACATGCAACATGAAGTACGGCTAAAAATAATAACGGGGTTCTCCGAGATGAGACGTTGGATTCTTGTCTCGGTTGTTTCGGACACGTCGAGAGCGAGTGGAGAAGTGGTGGTGGGGCTGAGTTCTAGCCGGACTCCGCCGTCGGACGGTGGGAGAAAACGCTTGATGCCTTGCATGataatgaaataatttttttttattttttattttccgGTGAGTTGGGAAAATAATAATTAGTGTGAGGgagagtgttttgatgtcaacGAAGCAAGAGGGGATGGTGGGAGTGTCATTCTTTATACAATGAGAAAAGGtgtattattttgttttttttgGTGCCATTGGAGAAAAAAAGTGGAGTTCTTACGTAGTTATTTCTCCTCTCAACCGGACTACACCTCGCTTTTTGAAGGGTGATATTTCACGCGCCCATGACTACTGAATTAGTGAATTCATCCGTaaaatcataaaattattttgtttgaattattataattttttgcaAAGTAGATCACAGAATGTTAGGTTGTGTTTTACagaaattttcaattttttaaaataaaattcaggtttttttaacatttttttcaaaaaatatttgtCGTCAGTTCCCGTTAAATCTTTGAcattaattaatatatttaaaacATAAATTACCAAATAATGACTATACTTCATGTATATTTTGAAAACAATGGTCAAAATTTCTTAAATTTCTAGTATTTTTTCTgcttttaaaataataatttcatcAAATCACTGCCCGTACTCGTACTTTTATTGCCACTAAACAACAATATAATATTTCTAGAAAACACAACTGAAATAATAATCAGTTTATTCACTTTTTCTAATTCAATCAAATGCTCGACTTTCGTTTTATTAACCCCCTCACAAAAGATTTCGAATCAAAATTGGAACAAAAATGTTGACAAAAACATTCACTTATTGAAAAAATCATATAACTGGCGTGATCATGAAACGATTTGTTATTGACACATAGTATTTACACCAATATTTTGAAAGCTCGCTGCAACTCTTCCACACAAAATAATATGTcattaattattttga
This window contains:
- the LOC141670593 gene encoding glutaredoxin-C6-like, with translation MQGIKRFLPPSDGGVRLELSPTTTSPLALDVSETTETRIQRLISENPVIIFSRTSCCMCHVMKRLLSTIGVHPTVIELDEDEIGVLSAAVHEGDRGGDAAPVVFIGGSRVGGLESLVALHLSGHLVAKLVEVGALGEMNMVL